The genomic segment TGGACGAGGGCGTGCCCGAGGGGCCGCTGGCCGTCAGCATGGCCAAGGCCTATGTCTCCGACGCCTACCGGCGCGTGTCCGGCGCCGGTATCCAGCTCCACGGCGGCATCGGCTTCACCTGGGAGCACGACCTGCACCTCTACTTCAAGCGGGCCAAGGGGTCAGAGTTCACCTTCGGCGATGCCACGTGGCATCGCGAGCGGGTGGCCCAGCTGGTGAACCTCTAGGCGTGGGGCGGGTCCGAGAGAAGCTGGGTCGCTGGATCAGCGGGGGGACCGAGCCGGCGCCCCCCAAGAATCCCCTCCTGTTCGCGGACCACGAAGAGATCCAGGACATTGCGCGCCAGATGTCGCGCACCAAGGTCGAGCTCGACCGCTCCGTCCTGACCCTCAAGAGCTGGGCGCGCGACCTCTCGCGGCGCGTGACGGAGGGCGGGGGACGGCTCGACCAGGGGCATGATCTGCGCTCGCTCGGCGAGACGGTGGGCGGTCTCGCGCACAACTTCAACAACTCGCTCGCCGCCATCCTGGCCTATACCGAGCTCCTCCTGCGCGACGCCCAGAAGGACTCGCAGGCCCACCGGCGGCTCCTCGTGGTCCGTGACGTCGCCCTCGAGGCCTCGGCCACCGTGCGGCGTCTCCAGGATTTCGTGTCGCGCCAGCCCGAGGTCGCCTTCGGTCCCGTGGGGCTGCCCGCCGTCATCCAGGAGGCGCTCGATCTCACGGCACCGCGCTGGCGGGACGACGCCGAGCGGCGCGGCGTGGTCATCACGGTCGCCCAGGACATGGAGGCACTGCCGCCTGTCGAAGGCATTGCCTTCGAGCTCCGCGACGCCCTCGTCCGCCTCATCCTCAATGCCGTGCAGGCCATGCCCGACGGCGGGGCGCTGGGGATCCGCGCGGCCAGCGAAGAGTCGGGCTGGGTGGTCATCGAGGTGCGCGACACGGGCATCGGCATGACCGAGGAGCACTCGCGGCTGCTCACCCACCGCGCGCTTC from the Candidatus Methylomirabilota bacterium genome contains:
- a CDS encoding response regulator, which encodes MGRVREKLGRWISGGTEPAPPKNPLLFADHEEIQDIARQMSRTKVELDRSVLTLKSWARDLSRRVTEGGGRLDQGHDLRSLGETVGGLAHNFNNSLAAILAYTELLLRDAQKDSQAHRRLLVVRDVALEASATVRRLQDFVSRQPEVAFGPVGLPAVIQEALDLTAPRWRDDAERRGVVITVAQDMEALPPVEGIAFELRDALVRLILNAVQAMPDGGALGIRAASEESGWVVIEVRDTGIGMTEEHSRLLTHRALQGAPTARGGRGLAEVAEVVERHGGSLSIESEPGRGTVVRMRLHASRFQIIPPSVGVVESVHPEQAVRILLVDDDPRLLTVLSDTLQACGHAVTTASKGEEALEVFDPGKHDVVITDLGMPRMNGWEVAERVKAVSPETPVFLLTGWGESVAAHEGSQFVDRVVAKPVSAEALMEQLA